One genomic window of Conger conger chromosome 9, fConCon1.1, whole genome shotgun sequence includes the following:
- the LOC133136813 gene encoding poliovirus receptor homolog isoform X1, translating into MARDYAGKCLDFRKNCGLSIGLIIFIIGDVTGQHVKVAEEVESYPGQMVELGCQFMGTGGIELTQVSWIWEPKEGQRENIAVYHPQFGASYPDSALKGRVSFLHSSLDNPSIQITGVRMTDEGKYVCEYATYPSGNEQGTTTLVMLAKPRNTASAVTVTEGAAPVVVAHCESADGRPGAHISWETEAPGEESSSSRAGAENTVTVVSEYRLVPTAKDDGKDITCVITHRTQGAPESLPMKLSIEYLPQVRIEGYDSDWYRGRTDATLVCLATGNPEPTNITWTVVSGPMPDSVQIRENTLTVRHVDEAVNTTFTCEAQNRLGASKHQVTTFITEPRVSPSNAGLVAGVVVGGLLGLLLLGALSAALVARNRRNRRGYRANGAQVSFGGKKASKNGAGGGGGSNNNGPGYTYGEGAPGALTEKAGDLQQYGSTPTAHDILLSCELDEAERRKFDRPEDEEDEERYDHFGGSGPTLHIRRHDDLGAYLDDDMESQRDGSIISRTAVYV; encoded by the exons atGTGACAGGCCAGCATGTGAAGGTGGCGGAGGAGGTGGAGTCGTACCCAGGACAGATGGTGGAACTGGGCTGCCAGTTCATGGGCACTGGGGGAATAGAGCTGACCCAG GTGTCCTGGATCTGGGAGCCGAAGGAGGGCCAGCGGGAGAACATCGCCGTGTACCACCCGCAGTTCGGAGCGAGCTACCCCGACTCCGCGCTCAAGGGCCGGGTGAGCTTCCTCCACAGCTCCCTGGACAACCCCTCCATCCAGATCACCGGCGTCCGCATGACCGACGAGGGGAAGTACGTCTGCGAGTACGCCACCTACCCCAGCGGCAACGAGCAGGGCACCACCACCCTCGTCATGCTGG CCAAACCCAGGAACACGGCGTCGGCCGTCACGGTGACCGAGGGCGCGGCCCCGGTGGTGGTGGCCCACTGCGAGTCGGCGGACGGACGGCCCGGCGCGCACATCTCCTGGGAGACGGAGGCCCCGGGCGAGGAGTCCAGCAGCTCCAGGGCGGGCGCGGAGAACACGGTGACGGTGGTGAGCGAGTACCGCCTGGTGCCCACCGCCAAGGACGACGGCAAGGACATCACCTGCGTCATCACCCACCGCACACAGGGGGCGCCGGAGAGCCTGCCCATGAAGCTGTCCATCGAGT ATCTCCCTCAGGTGAGGATTGAGGGCTATGACAGTGACTGGTACAGGGGTCGCACAGATGCTACCCTGGTCTGTTTGGCCACTGGGAACCCTGAGCCAACCAACATCACCTGGACTGT TGTGTCGGGGCCCATGCCGGACTCGGTCCAGATCCGGGAGAACACGTTGACCGTCCGGCACGTGGACGAAGCGGTCAACACCACCTTCACCTGCGAGGCGCAGAACCGGCTGGGAGCCAGCAAGCACCAGGTCACCACGTTCATCACGG AGCCTCGGGTCAGCCCCTCCAACGCAGGCCTGGTGGCGGGCGTGGTCGTGGGCGGTCTCCTGGGCCTGTTGCTGCTGGGGGCCCTGTCCGCCGCGCTGGTCGCCCGGAACCGCCGGAACCGCCGGGGTTACCGGGCCAACGGCGCCCAAGTGTCCTTCGGGGGCAAGAAAGCCAGCAAGAACGGGGCGGGAGGCGGCGGGGGCAGCAACAACAACGGGCCGGGCTACACGTACGGAGAGGGGGCGCCGGGCGCCTTGACAGAGAAGGCCGGGGACCTGCAGCAGTACGGCTCCACGCCCACCGCCCACGACATCCTGCTGAGCTGCGAGTTGGACGAGGCGGAGCGCAGGAAGTTCGACCGGccggaggacgaggaggacgaggagagGTACGACCACTTCGGCGGGAGCGGCCCCACCCTGCACATCCGTCGCCACGACGACCTGGGCGCCTACCTGGACGACGACATGGAGTCGCAGAGAGACGGCTCCATCATCTCCCGGACTGCCGTCTACGTGTAG